In Magnolia sinica isolate HGM2019 chromosome 16, MsV1, whole genome shotgun sequence, the genomic window ggctagtggtcggtgctttgtggacttcaccatgatgtaaattttttatccacgccgtacgttcattttgaaaaataattttaggtattgatttcaaaaatgaggtagatgttAATGGTGGACTACCATgcgaaaatagtagtgattgaatgtccattaTTAAAAACCCCTTAGGGTCCAACATAatagttatttgacatctaacctgttgattaggtcatatgaacttggataaagggaaaaaagacATCAACTtggtcgaaaacttttgtggcccaaagaaaattttaacggtgggcgttcaatcaacaccgtgcagtccacttgagatttagatcaacctcatttttagccttatacaataaaatgatcgGGAAGAATGGTGGACGggacggatgaaacacatacatcatggtgagcccccagagcaccgaccactattCATCtgctagtggcagggtgagtagccaatccgttttccatcttcgcacgacacgtacacacACACCAGCTACGTGTgtggtgtgtggtgcaccagccaatctgcttccgtatCGGAGCCGGTGAGGCTGGTCCACCCTGTCAATCTCACTAAAGCGAGTCCAGGGTCCGGGCAGGTATCAGcccaggacgcggattgcgtactaaccccgcccgtccctacctccgaacgggcagttctgtgggcgggccaccatgatgtatctgtacatccaagccgtctatcccttttctcagattaatTTAAggctattcataagttaacatagacatggatgaagtgaaagcaaaaatataagcttgatcggaaacttccgcggctcttaagaagttttgaacggtggatgtcactgtccccactgttttctatggtgggatccacttgaactttagatctatgttgttatttttctcatgctataaaacgatctctccgaatggatggatagtacggatacaacacatgcatcagggtgggtctacaaagcttggtgacgtcacttcagtagcggtttggatactgaccttgtcagtatctaaacCGCTCCCAGAATACACGGTGGCGTTGTCGTCATGACGCGGTTTTCTCTTATCGCTTCATGAGGATTTCGAGAGAAATATCTACGCTACATCATCTATATAGTCAATCAATATCCGTGTCCATAAGAACACGCgttatatcaatcaatcaatcgatGCCCGTACATACGTACACGTCACGTGGCTTGATGTGATCTAGGACTTTCATATGCACTTAGGGAGATGCCCGCCCAACATTCGAAGCTTCGGTCCCCATCAACGGCTGAGATCATCTTATTGGTGAGAtttctggtgcatgggtgtccaTGGTATAGTAAATAGAATTGATGAAGAACAGAGACCTCATACATTATACCACATGAAGAACACATATCACATGGAGTAGTTTTTtgatatcattattatttttttattttttatttttttggatgagTTATTTGACTCTGACAGGGCATGATACTTGATACTCAGGCATTCTGAAACAGCAGACGTGGCATACAAGGTAAACTTACTAGATTGTGAAACAACTGTCAGCATGTTTggatcggacgcggattgcgtactgagtaactcagcacccTATGCGTagggagtaaactctgtggggtccaccatgatttacatatgttatccacaccttccatccattttaagagaaaATTTGAGGGCTCTATcccaaaaacgaagtatatccaaatctgaagtggacctcaccacgggaatagtgtgaattgaaaatctaccatcgaaaatttcttaagggccacagaagttttggatcaatctgttatttaTGTTTCGCCTTCATCTATGCTTGTGTGATctttttaacaggttggatgacaaataaacatcactgtggatgctaccaaggtttcaatggtggaagtcattattcccactgtttcctgtggcgtggcacttgagatttgggcattcttcaattttcggctcaaccaataaaatgatacggaaaaatagatggacggcatggataacccacacacattaACGgtaggcccaattgagtttactcagtacgattgtggcccaccttctaaATGGACCAGCTGACAATTGGACAGACTTGATTCTTGGGCAAGAATATCTAAATAGTGACAGATTAGCACGTGCCGCTGCATGTGCATTACCAACCTTGCACACGCTTGTGGGTTTAGGAAGCTCAAAGGAAAATAACATAAATTATATTAAATTCCTTCTCATTAAGCATGATTTTCATACcatattttaaaaatcaaaatgaGCCAGCGTATCAAGAGGGCGAATGCAGGAGCTAGGATGGAAGGAACCACCTTGTGGCCatgagatctactccgtccattaagTGCATCACCCCAATTCAACATGTATgtttataacgaagatgggccgaGAAAACTGTTACAGGCGCTTCCTGACCGTTGGATGCGAGTTAAGGACCACACGTGCCGGGACCACACCAGAGTGTATTTGTGAAGGAAGAACATAGCAATAGCAAATTAATTATTGTATTACCAAGCAGACCTGACCATATTTAACTTCGAGAAATGTTCCAGTGCTCTCAGAGGACTATTAAGTTACAGCGCTTCTAGTTGCATCAGTTGACTTGGACAATCCAatcgatcaatctgaactgtccattcagTCCAGAAATTATTTTATGTGTcatgatgcaaaaatcacactgattagatgatccaatctattcttgatttggccttattttctgtagccatccttttgcaagccattgatgggatggttacaaCTGCCTAACAAGAATAATTTTTTAGAATCATAGATAATCCATGATGAGTCCtaataaatagatggatcaaattgttgatttgatctatattttttttgtatatgATCTTAAGCGTCCATATTAAAGGCAATTGATCAAATGATTAATGTTTGTCAGATCAGTATGATGTTTGCACGGTAGCTCATGAAATGTTCTCCAGAGATAATGAACAGCCTAGATCAACGGATTGAATCACCCACGCGCCCTAACGCAACTAAGAGCACTGTACCTTATAGAGCTCTAAGAGCACTGCAGCTCTTTAACTTTGTCCTTTAATAGAAGACCCCGACTTATTACAGTGTTCTTGACGTAAAGCTCAGGGCATGGATTTATCTTATCGACTCTTGACAGGTGATGTAAAGGCGTTTGATTGTAATTATTAATAATTTAATGTAAATAagttataattatttattttagtaTTTTTCTTGGTGAGATGTGACTGGTACAGACGCAAGTAAGATGTCTTTATGACAAAAccttgtaggccccaccttagttCATGTGTTTTATCGATGTCATCTATtcacttttccatatcattatatGACATGAGTTAAAAAATGGGGCAattccagagctcaagtggattaCAACAAGGAaagtagtgggaataatgatgccCTCCCTAGTACACTTAAGCTTTAGACCCacctcaattttgagctaatgcctgatctataaaaataaatgaaagatatgacacatacattacggtagaGTCCACGGAAGTTTTGCTTTTACAAATTTGAATTTTACTCACACTTAAGATTAAATTCAACCAATATTTCAAACTGATgaacttattattattatgcttGTATTAAAGTTTACTTGTTTTTACACTAAACCCAACACATTTATTGATGCAAAGGTGACATTTTTCCCTTACAATTTACTCGTTAAAAATCAAacattctagagagagagagagctttgataGAATGTTGATTTGGGAGAGAAAAAAGAATGAATTCCTTACCTATTTATTTGAAACAGAACCCTAAgacttagaggtgtacacgagttgaaccgagtcgagcttggcacagctccacttggctcggctcaatcctcaaccctgactagccagctcagctcaattcggtcagtagctcggagCAATTCGAGCCtaattcgagccaagatcgagccgagtacgtctgtgcagcattttcacaaacacatgaactgcaccttTAAATTCTCACCGTATGTAAAACAATCGCAGTGGTTtcataagtatttcatcaaactccttgtaggcaacatcaaaatcaagaaaaaaaaaaggaggtatttctttcatatacataccttccttgccaccagccaacgctttgttgagtcatttcatcaaacacttggcgagcaacatcaacatcaaagtaaccgagtcaccgaactagttcgatctgagtcgagtcgatctcgggcaagctcgaacctggtttgaaatttttttgagctaaaaaatcagctcgactcaactcaaactcagtttcgaaccgtgtcaaatcgagcttttttgagttgagtcaaccGAGCTAATTGGGTTTGTGTACAGCCTTACCTAAGACTAAGTAGGCCAAACCCAATAAAGCAATATCAGCTAAGACGGCCACCACTCTAGCTTCCATATCTAACTTATTATCTGTGCGTGATTTAATCTTGGTTTATCCAGTGAAACAAGCCATAAAAGACACATTGTAGGCGgctaatctctctctttctctctcttaataTATCTTATAAATATATAGCCAGCGGAGACAAATCTGTATTGAAAAGACGACCACTTAATTGTCTTCTTTTGTGTGGGACACGCATAAGTTGTTCTTTAACTACCCTCACTTGAATTTCCATATTTTCCAATTTCATACTATATTATGcactggtgggccccatcatatgtgGACCATTTCATTCAGCAGTCGGTGATCACGATAGGGCCCGCTTTGAATACCCCAAAAATGCATACGCCATTTTTCTCTTTTAGTACTCCTAAGCCGTCCCTTTTGAATTAGCTCCTTCACATCCAACCTTCATTCTACGAAACATCCCTCAATTTCCAAAACCCTTATAAAACCCAAATCCCATATCTCCATTCCTTACTCGAATTCTACAACCTCTGCATTCTTTTTTGAAGTCATCATCCATTTGCTTCGTGTTCTTGTTCCAGTGCAACATGAAGACTAAAACACGTTCTACTAGCAAGCTGGCACGTTGCGTCAGGGCGCCTATTCGGGTTCTCTGCAGGGCCCGAGACTTCTATGTCAAGAGCATGACCGACTACGCTGGGAGGGTGCACTGTGGTGCAACCACCTTACCCAAAAGCTTTAGTGTAGGTTCGTCGAGGAGAAGCGACGACGAGGACCTACGAACGTTGATGAGGATAGCCTCTCAGAGAAGCCAACGGGAAAATGAGGAGAAGCCTGTACGGGCTACACACACGGTAGCATCGAAGGGTTTGCCTAAGAGTTTCAGTGTGGGGATGGGGAAAATTGATGAAGAAACGCCTTGTGATTTTGAAGAGGATGTGAAGGTGGATTCTGCTGCAGTTTTGTATCCGAGGAGCCGAAGCTATGCTGTGGGAAATAGAAGAATTGGTTTGCAATCTTTGTGAAATAAGATTTAAGTTTGTAGGGGATAAAAAAGCTTAGCAAgttggttttgattttttttctaagttgCATTTTCTGAGGCTATTGAATCGCAATCGAACACTACAGTTTTAGATTTCAACTCTCTTTAAGATTCCGTCTCATATTTTCGATCTTGTAAATCGAATACAAAAGAGTTGTGAATCATGTTGTATTTGCCAGGGAAATTGTAATGCTTTATCATTTAAACCAAGTATTTTGCGTGgcacaatattttttttttttaaattcttgttAACGTGTGGACTAGTGTAGGTTCGGACCTTTTTATTGGACCTTCCTAGAATGATTCGAGCTTTATATTCACCCAACAAGTGGACCGGGGAATCTAACCTGGCTTGTTTAAGGTGTGAGTGTTCTGCCACCATTGCCTGATCTGTTCCCATGTGGAGCTCCACGCAACAAGTGGAGGGGAGtgtttaggggtgtacattgagtcgaactgagtcaagcAGGGCCTTAATTAGATTCAGCTCGGCCACTacctgacctcagctcgaactcggcttagcttggtcctcgagcctgagtggctagctcagcttggttcagtcagcagctcgggccagtttgagccgaatttgagccaagatcaagctggGTTCAcctgtgtagcattttcacaaacacctggactacaccttcaaaatcccattgtaatatgtaaaacaacagcaatatttttacaagtattttatcaaacgccttctaagaaacataaaaattaagaaaaaaaaggtatttgtttcatatacataccttccttgccactagccacactttgttaagtcatttcatcaaacacttggtgagcaacattaatatcaaagtaaccgagtcaccgaactagttcgattcgagtttgattcgagcttggttcaattcgagtcgagttgagctgtgGTCagcaactcgactcggctcaaacatAGTGATTGCTTGTCTCCAAGTGTAGAAGTTCATAAGTAGTGTTATCCCGTGAATATAGGATCGATCCCATGGGGAAATAGTTTAAGAGTGACAAATCAAATGCATAACTAACAAAGGGAAACTGACCTATAagaattctaattaatggatgcaatgattttgagggttttatttttaaatgaaatttaatttaattaaaaacaaCACTCAAGCTTGAAAGTTCCACACGTAGATTAATAAGCCATAAATTATGACGATTttaataacacaattaggatctgagTACTATAGTCggcctaattggaaaataaaacagtttaaatcttttttaataaatgacatgaaaggttagagaatcatggatttgcactattaacatatattctcaagcgtcagcaATTGTAAGCATTTAATATCCATAAGATAATGAATCAAACAATGTAACAGGTTGAAAATATCTCCCATCTAGAAAATCTAATGATCTAGGTTAAGCCTAttcatcaatatggatctcacatgatagaaacatatggatttcacatgaggataaaaaacttaaatttagataattgataacatgcatacataattcatctcatcattaaaaacaaatcaatcaattatAACTTATGAATCATTAAACCCATGtgtttcccttctagcttgggctagagagaGCTAGAAagacataattaaaataaaaaaataaaaagcaagtacataaacaaataaagatctaaaaaaaagcttgtaaagaaaaacaaaaattaaaagtaTGAAACTTTAAACTTTTCTAAAAAACCTAGAAAGCCCTCCAAAAACCCTAGAGCTGCTTAAAAAAACCTTAGGTATGCTTTAGAAGTCCGTAagaaacctctatttatagcctaGCTCAGTTACTTTCACAAAACCGACTCTATTTACGCAATCCGCGTAGACACCACGTTACACTTTGCGCGATTTCAGTGGCACTGGAATTTGCTTCGATGGCACTGAAATCTGCGTTTTATCGCAACAGAAATTATATATGTAGAGTACTTAGGCAGCAAAATTTGCTACCAAACTTGCTATCGAAATTgatttcggtggtaccgaattaagcTGTTTTTttactggactgttttgtgcactttagGTGGCACTGAAATTGGCTTAAGTGGCACCGAAATGTCTTGTTTTTCTGctgtttaacttgtgcttttgccaatttttttccatcatttgtacttggtttccgtGGATCTTTGGCGTGAGAATTCTctattcttggtctcctaagatcacTCCTTTGCCTTGataattcttgagcactaaatccatgcttttagcattgttttcaatccaaactctcatattcaccttgcaacataaacatgcataaaacataacattaagtagtatcatgttcataaaactaagatataaacgaGGGAAAATATATGCagtatttgagtctcaacacttaacttcgaaccgagttgaatcgagctttttcgagtcaagtcgagcgagctaaccgagcaagcttggttcatgtacacccctaggagtGTTCAAGGACTTTAACtgctcaagcttttagagtaagtagtTATTTGACAGTTACACTTAGGTGGTCTAGCAAAATACCCTTCTATTTTCTCTATTAAAGCTAGGCTTAGAGAAGAATGATTCTCCAATCATTCTTTGGTACAAAAATAATTCATACAACGACTACGGAATCCCACACCTTAAACAATGTCTGACCCTATGGTGGTTATTAGGTTACAGATAATAACAGTAAAATGGGATTTTTTatcatgagaaagaaaaatgaaaaaaaatggaagaaaaataaaaatttactaaaatgaaagaaaaatgaaaaaacaacATTTTGTAGAGTCCTtgcacttattttttgaaatatcttCCATATCAGATGCTACCAAATATGTAGCATGGTGTCCAATTGGGACCACTTGACTGGTCAATCTTGCGGTATATGAATTCGGATACGGTTCGTCGATGGGGGACCAAACAAACTAAtgctttggatcattgaaccacaggtccacttgtacaaactggaaACATGAAATACTATGTGTATCTATCAACCCCAAATCAATCACATTGACTCGTGATTAGAGAGGGTTTAAAAAATCGGGATTTTACCTTAGAATTCCTCATGAAGAATTTACAAAAAACAATTGTCCCAGCCTTTGATAAACACAAGAACATACTTttcagtagaggtgtacacgagttaaaccaagtcgagcttggcacagcttgattcggttcagccactagctgaccccagctcgaacttggctcggctcggctcggtcttcgagcccgactggccagctcaactcggttcggtcagcagctcgggccagttcgagccgagttcaagccgagatcgagctgagttcatcggtttagcattttcacaaacacatggattgcaccttcaaattctcactgtatataaaacaacaacagtagttttataggtatttcatcaaacaccttgtaggcaacatcaaaatcaagaaaaaatggtatttgtttcatatacgtaccttccttgccaccaactgacatttcattaagtcatttcatcaaacacttggtgagcaacatcaatatcaaagtaactgagtcaccgaactggttcaatccgagttcaattcgagttggggtttgatccgagtcgagtcgagtccagcTCAGGGGAGCtcgaacttggtttgaaattttttcgagctaaaataatcagctcgactcagctcgaacttagtttcgaaccgagtcgaatcgagattttttcgagtcgagtcgagcaagctaaccaagcttACTCGGTTCGTCTGCAACCTTacttttcaagagctgaaatGGCGAATCATCCTCatctatacttttttttttctttctttgttttttttaaaaaataattttattaaatccATTGGTCCAACGGTGGGCCCGGGGTTGTCTTCAgcctagattttgaactgttttgttTGGGCCTGACAggttgggcctattcaaaatgtCAATTTTCGGGGTCCAAgccctggcccattgacagccctaccatTGGAATAGTGCATTATGGGTCCATGTTCTATGTGTGTGACATACAAACCAGTCATACTTAAAACTAAAAatcattaagtcatttcatcaaatacttggtgagcaacatcaatatcaaagtaaccaagtcatcgaACTGGCTCAATCCgtgttcaattcgagttggggtttgatctgagtcgagcCCAGGggagctcgaactcggtttgaaattttttcgagctaaaataatcagctcaactcggctcaaactcagtttcaaaccgagtcgtaTTGAGCTTTTTtctagtcgagtcgagcaagctaaccgagtcGGTTTGTCTACAGCCctacttttcaggagctgaaatgGCCAATCATCCTCATCtacacttattttattttattttattaaatccATTGGTCGAACAGTGTCTCCGGGATTGTCTTCAgcctagattttgaactgttttgttTGGGCCTGATaggctgggcctattcaaaatgtCAATTTTGCCGGGTCCGAaccctggcccattgacagccctaccatTGGAATAGTGCATTATGGGTCCACATGCTATGTGTGTGACATACAAATTACCAATCATACTAAAACTAAAAATCACGTGGATCCAAAATCATGTGGGTTGGACATAAATGTATAGTTTTTCTCGATGATGTAATTGTTATTTATGGTTGTGACTCACTAATGATTGGATcaccttaattttttatttataccatcatcataatgggccacaatccTCAATTTATACAAACAACTGGTGGACCCTACAATCCTCAACTCCTCCACTCTTTAAAAGAAAAGTTGGATGAGGAAACTTTCGTCATTTCAACTTCTAGAAAGCATGTTCCAATAATTTCAAGCATCCAGGCACCTTTTAGTAAAGCCATTATTTTTTAGGAATTCCACGGTAAACATTCCTAACAAAATTTATGAATTAAATGATCCTGTATTGAggatggacgcggtttggctagtgaagcTGCCACCAGCCACGTGGCTAAggatcggtgctatgtggaccccaccatgagggatgtgttttatccacgccgtccatctattttgaaagat contains:
- the LOC131229589 gene encoding uncharacterized protein LOC131229589, coding for MKTKTRSTSKLARCVRAPIRVLCRARDFYVKSMTDYAGRVHCGATTLPKSFSVGSSRRSDDEDLRTLMRIASQRSQRENEEKPVRATHTVASKGLPKSFSVGMGKIDEETPCDFEEDVKVDSAAVLYPRSRSYAVGNRRIGLQSL